A window of the Pedobacter frigiditerrae genome harbors these coding sequences:
- a CDS encoding DUF2306 domain-containing protein, with protein MALSIVTFLMLRGIVIYFPVRDDIGFLQFKKEYLHILPWKIAFYAHVFTIAFALIAGFTQFSNHILKSHIKLHRTMGKIYVYDVFINFIPAFIMAIYANGQMPSKIAFIILDCLWLWFTYKAVAEIKRGNVKAHKNFMIRSYALTLSAVTLRLWKPVIASLVEIDPLHLYMIISWMGFVPNLLFAEWLIWKKQKRLPTNLDVVSH; from the coding sequence TTGGCATTAAGCATAGTTACCTTCTTGATGCTTAGGGGAATTGTAATTTATTTCCCTGTTCGTGATGATATTGGTTTTTTGCAATTCAAAAAAGAATACCTGCATATCCTACCTTGGAAAATTGCTTTTTATGCCCATGTTTTTACAATTGCATTTGCACTAATTGCTGGTTTTACACAGTTTTCTAATCATATCCTAAAATCGCATATAAAATTGCACCGTACGATGGGTAAGATTTACGTGTACGACGTTTTTATCAATTTTATTCCTGCTTTTATCATGGCGATATATGCCAATGGTCAAATGCCTTCAAAAATTGCTTTTATAATTTTAGATTGCCTTTGGTTATGGTTTACCTATAAGGCGGTGGCCGAAATTAAAAGAGGAAATGTAAAGGCGCATAAAAACTTCATGATCAGAAGTTATGCGCTTACCCTTTCTGCAGTTACTTTGCGTTTATGGAAACCTGTAATAGCCAGTCTTGTAGAAATTGACCCATTACATTTATACATGATCATTTCTTGGATGGGTTTTGTACCAAATTTACTATTCGCCGAATGGCTAATTTGGAAGAAACAAAAAAGACTACCTACTAATCTCGATGTTGTAAGCCATTAA
- a CDS encoding SusC/RagA family TonB-linked outer membrane protein, with protein sequence MRKKFTLLVSMVLTAFTFCFAQDVVVKGSIKDKDGAPLPGVSVNVKNSKIAASSNGDGAYAIGVPPSSTLVFTMLGYITQEVPVNNKTSIDVVLLESVSQLTDVVVIGYGTAQKKDVTGAVSSVKATQLENENPQSVSDILRGNIPGLSVGFSSSAKGGGDLLVRGKTTLTASTSPLIVLDGVIFIGQLSDINPNDIESVDVLKDASSLAVFGAKAATGVVAITTKKGKSGAPTITVNSNFGIATLAKDQRVYDGAGFLNWRADVLRAPGTQPAYIYNDPNNLPAGVTLTQWLNGQTTTNPTDLWLTRLGLVANERANYVAGKEIDWYDLLFRTGQRQDHTVSIAGRKDEVNYYMSLGYLKNENLIEGGEFSTFRGRVNLEAKAAKFLTLGLNLQYAARDEGAIEADWAQLTNLSPYGDYYNADGSLRRIPTDDNGLNARNPFLNPFYNDRMNKQNTLFSTLFAKASLPFGITYTLNFSPGLDMYRTFNTQSSKNPNVTTLGGIASRAQETRYNWQIDNILKWNKTFAKIHSIDVTLLANAEKYQSWYTLSTNEGFSPSDILGYHNLATGNKPSISSDDIVYTGDALLARLNYGLMNRYNFTASVRRDGYSGFGADKKYATFPAAAFAWSFTEESFMKNIKWLNYGKLRVSYGINGNREIRNASNGVIDPYVALSQVDAGKYQIVSPNGVASETNTLTLNSRMGNSTLAWERTKALNIGLDFGILNNRINGSFEYYDKKTSDLLIGQSLSAVTGYANVISNLAAVSNKGFEFSINSKNLTSGKVLWNTTLNFSLNRNKIDRLAGASNDLVNGWFIGRDIDIIWDYKILGVWQADEVAEAAKYTRGGIRPGDFKLQDVNGDYLYTDADKQFIGFRSPRFNWALRNEFNLFKSFDLSFQLISNWGQKAQDNQRLNQPGGVGFGRTSSYVLPYWTPENPTNEYARLTSNFSGTTFNVYSKSSFIRLNTVALAYTIPPSILGKVKIQSAKVYFNINNAALYAPDWNQWDPQNNGPTPRYYTLGLNLSL encoded by the coding sequence ATGAGAAAAAAATTTACCCTACTTGTTAGTATGGTCCTCACCGCCTTTACATTTTGTTTCGCGCAAGATGTGGTTGTAAAAGGTAGTATCAAGGACAAAGACGGCGCTCCGTTACCTGGAGTTTCTGTAAATGTTAAAAATTCTAAAATTGCGGCCTCCTCTAATGGAGATGGAGCTTATGCAATCGGTGTTCCGCCAAGCTCAACTTTGGTTTTTACCATGTTGGGTTATATTACCCAAGAGGTTCCCGTAAACAACAAAACGTCTATTGACGTTGTACTATTAGAGTCAGTTAGTCAGTTAACCGATGTTGTTGTTATTGGTTATGGAACAGCCCAAAAGAAAGATGTTACTGGAGCAGTTTCTAGTGTTAAGGCAACTCAACTAGAAAATGAAAATCCACAAAGTGTTTCTGATATTTTAAGAGGAAACATTCCTGGTTTAAGTGTTGGTTTTAGCAGTAGTGCCAAAGGTGGGGGAGATTTGTTAGTGAGAGGAAAAACCACACTTACCGCAAGTACTTCGCCATTAATTGTGCTTGATGGGGTAATTTTTATTGGGCAGCTTTCAGATATTAATCCAAATGACATCGAAAGTGTTGATGTGTTGAAGGATGCAAGTTCTCTAGCCGTATTTGGTGCCAAAGCGGCAACGGGTGTAGTCGCAATTACCACTAAAAAGGGCAAATCTGGTGCCCCAACAATTACAGTTAATAGCAACTTCGGAATTGCAACACTCGCTAAAGATCAACGTGTTTACGATGGGGCTGGCTTTTTAAATTGGCGTGCAGATGTGTTAAGGGCACCAGGCACACAACCAGCTTATATTTATAACGATCCAAATAATTTACCTGCGGGCGTTACGCTTACACAATGGTTAAATGGCCAAACCACAACTAACCCAACAGATTTGTGGCTAACGAGATTAGGCTTGGTTGCCAATGAAAGAGCAAACTATGTTGCTGGAAAAGAAATAGATTGGTACGATTTATTGTTTAGAACAGGACAACGTCAAGACCATACGGTTAGCATTGCAGGAAGAAAAGATGAGGTTAACTATTACATGTCTTTGGGTTATCTAAAAAATGAAAACCTTATAGAAGGTGGCGAGTTTAGTACTTTTCGCGGAAGAGTTAACTTGGAGGCAAAAGCAGCTAAATTTCTAACCTTAGGCCTTAATCTTCAATATGCAGCACGCGATGAGGGTGCAATTGAAGCAGATTGGGCACAATTAACCAATTTATCTCCTTATGGAGATTATTATAATGCTGATGGGTCTTTAAGGAGAATTCCTACAGATGATAATGGATTGAATGCTAGAAATCCATTTCTTAATCCGTTTTATAACGACCGCATGAATAAACAGAATACACTGTTTTCAACCTTGTTTGCTAAAGCATCACTGCCATTTGGTATTACATATACGCTAAATTTTAGTCCTGGATTAGACATGTATCGTACATTTAATACGCAATCTTCAAAAAATCCAAATGTAACTACACTCGGAGGGATTGCTTCTCGTGCACAAGAAACACGTTACAATTGGCAAATTGATAATATATTAAAGTGGAATAAAACTTTCGCTAAAATTCACTCGATTGATGTAACATTATTAGCCAACGCAGAAAAATACCAGTCTTGGTATACTTTATCTACTAATGAAGGTTTCAGCCCAAGCGATATTTTAGGCTATCATAATTTAGCTACAGGTAACAAACCTTCCATCAGTAGTGATGATATTGTTTATACAGGTGATGCCTTATTGGCGAGGTTAAATTATGGATTAATGAATCGATATAATTTTACCGCTTCTGTTCGTAGAGATGGATATTCAGGTTTTGGAGCAGATAAAAAATATGCAACCTTTCCTGCCGCTGCATTTGCATGGAGTTTCACTGAAGAAAGTTTCATGAAAAACATCAAATGGTTAAATTACGGTAAATTGAGAGTGTCTTATGGTATTAATGGTAACCGTGAGATTAGAAATGCTAGTAATGGGGTTATCGATCCTTATGTGGCTTTGTCTCAAGTTGATGCTGGTAAATATCAAATAGTTAGCCCGAATGGCGTGGCAAGCGAAACCAACACGCTTACACTAAATTCAAGAATGGGAAATTCTACTTTGGCATGGGAGAGAACAAAGGCATTAAACATTGGACTAGATTTCGGAATTTTGAATAATAGGATTAACGGATCTTTTGAATATTATGATAAAAAGACGTCAGATTTATTAATTGGCCAATCTCTTTCGGCAGTAACTGGTTATGCCAACGTAATCTCTAATTTGGCAGCAGTAAGTAACAAAGGTTTCGAATTTTCTATTAACAGCAAGAATTTAACAAGTGGAAAAGTATTGTGGAATACCACATTAAATTTTTCGCTCAATAGAAATAAAATTGATCGATTAGCTGGAGCAAGCAATGATTTAGTTAATGGTTGGTTCATTGGCAGGGACATAGACATAATTTGGGATTATAAAATTTTGGGAGTATGGCAAGCCGATGAAGTTGCAGAAGCAGCAAAATACACAAGAGGAGGCATTAGGCCTGGCGATTTTAAACTACAAGATGTAAACGGTGATTACTTATATACTGATGCAGATAAGCAATTTATAGGCTTTCGTAGTCCGAGGTTTAATTGGGCCCTTCGTAATGAATTTAATCTATTCAAGAGTTTCGATCTTTCCTTTCAGTTGATTTCTAACTGGGGGCAAAAAGCACAAGATAACCAAAGATTAAACCAACCAGGTGGTGTAGGCTTTGGTCGTACAAGTTCTTATGTTTTACCATATTGGACACCAGAGAACCCAACAAATGAATATGCTCGTTTAACTTCTAACTTTAGTGGAACCACTTTTAATGTATATAGCAAAAGTTCTTTTATTAGACTAAATACAGTTGCTCTTGCCTACACCATTCCTCCATCTATTTTGGGAAAGGTAAAAATCCAAAGTGCTAAAGTTTATTTCAATATTAATAATGCAGCACTGTATGCTCCAGATTGGAATCAATGGGATCCACAAAATAATGGACCAACACCAAGATATTATACGTTGGGCTTAAATCTTTCATTATAA
- a CDS encoding RagB/SusD family nutrient uptake outer membrane protein: MKNLNIKIILPALLLLTVVSCKKTYLDAEVLSKYEPTNSLTNLAGMNAALAGLGAQTRREFFDDMAPIITEAIFSDVAVDGTTDKSTQAQDMNTRVTPEANLNSPDFNRIGFYWTEGFRGVRFANTIISSIGNVTFKNDAEKNAILGAAYFYRAYYYYRLVHQFGDVPLLLQDLTTSKDDFYSTKREVILTRMQSDLKFAEQWVLDGGNKGEVTKGAVSHLLTKVSLALGDFDGALTAANNVLNGGKYGLMRTRFGSTAADATKNVIWDLHRMDNKAIAANREALFLVIDRETLLGFTPNGSQVMRNCVPAWHFTNLKTPSGALQAIVDGVTAEIPLTLMYGRGIGRYRGTPYSTKYIWTDNTDYRHAPGMWMNMTDLVYNNPAIKTGTNVSERALFGKPLVDVTPANVNNMFLNKGTDTIRHFFGWPHYKTFINSTNALAVDKYWSPPRGTNTDWYVFRLAETYLLRAEVYYWKGDLASAMADINQVRSRANATLLTDPSTITIGTILDERARELYYEEPRKTELTRMAYIFAKTGKPAYNGKTYTMSNFSDVNFFYDRIMEKNDFYKNQVPTISGVNFKISPYHVLWPIPADAQRFNINGRINQNKGYTGYENNVPALDKIP, encoded by the coding sequence ATGAAAAACTTAAATATAAAAATAATTCTTCCGGCACTGTTGCTGCTAACTGTTGTCAGTTGTAAAAAAACTTATTTAGATGCAGAAGTGCTTTCAAAATATGAACCAACAAATTCTTTAACAAATTTGGCCGGTATGAATGCTGCATTGGCGGGGCTGGGTGCCCAAACTAGGCGAGAATTTTTTGATGATATGGCACCAATCATTACCGAGGCTATTTTCTCAGATGTAGCAGTAGATGGCACTACTGATAAAAGTACTCAAGCTCAAGACATGAACACCAGGGTAACACCTGAGGCCAATCTGAACAGTCCAGATTTCAATAGAATTGGATTTTATTGGACCGAAGGATTTAGAGGTGTCAGATTTGCAAATACAATCATCAGCAGCATTGGCAATGTTACCTTTAAAAACGATGCCGAGAAAAATGCAATACTTGGTGCTGCCTACTTCTACAGAGCATATTATTATTACAGACTTGTTCATCAGTTTGGTGATGTTCCATTATTGTTGCAAGATTTAACTACTTCGAAAGATGATTTTTACTCAACTAAACGCGAAGTAATCTTAACTAGAATGCAAAGCGATTTAAAATTTGCTGAACAATGGGTTTTAGATGGTGGAAATAAAGGAGAGGTTACAAAAGGTGCAGTTAGTCACTTATTAACCAAAGTAAGTTTAGCTCTTGGTGATTTTGATGGCGCATTAACTGCTGCCAATAATGTTTTAAATGGAGGTAAATATGGCCTAATGAGAACGCGTTTTGGAAGTACCGCTGCAGATGCTACAAAAAATGTAATCTGGGATTTACACCGTATGGATAACAAGGCTATTGCTGCAAATAGAGAAGCCTTATTTTTGGTTATCGATAGAGAAACGTTACTTGGTTTTACGCCAAATGGGTCTCAAGTAATGAGAAACTGTGTGCCTGCATGGCATTTTACAAACCTTAAAACTCCATCTGGAGCATTACAGGCTATTGTAGATGGAGTAACGGCAGAAATTCCATTAACATTAATGTACGGTAGGGGAATTGGTAGGTATCGCGGTACGCCTTATAGTACCAAATATATCTGGACAGATAATACAGATTATCGTCATGCACCTGGTATGTGGATGAACATGACCGATTTGGTTTATAATAACCCTGCAATTAAAACAGGAACTAATGTGTCTGAAAGAGCACTTTTTGGCAAGCCACTAGTTGATGTTACACCTGCCAATGTTAATAATATGTTTTTAAATAAGGGAACAGATACAATCCGTCACTTTTTTGGGTGGCCGCATTATAAAACCTTTATTAACTCTACCAACGCCTTGGCTGTTGATAAGTATTGGTCGCCACCTAGAGGTACAAATACAGATTGGTATGTTTTCCGCCTTGCAGAAACTTATTTATTGAGGGCCGAAGTGTATTATTGGAAAGGAGATTTAGCTTCAGCAATGGCTGATATTAATCAGGTTAGATCAAGAGCAAACGCAACTTTATTAACTGATCCTTCAACAATTACCATCGGAACAATTTTAGATGAAAGAGCAAGGGAGCTATATTATGAAGAGCCACGTAAAACGGAGCTTACGCGAATGGCATACATTTTTGCGAAAACGGGAAAACCAGCTTACAATGGCAAAACATATACCATGTCGAACTTTTCTGATGTAAACTTTTTTTATGACCGCATCATGGAGAAAAACGATTTTTACAAAAATCAAGTTCCAACAATTTCAGGGGTGAACTTTAAAATTTCGCCCTATCATGTTTTATGGCCTATACCTGCTGATGCACAGCGTTTTAATATAAATGGTCGTATCAATCAAAACAAAGGATATACTGGATATGAAAATAACGTTCCAGCATTAGATAAAATACCTTAA
- a CDS encoding CDGSH iron-sulfur domain-containing protein, translating to MSKTKLTINNNGSVKIEGDFEIVDRSGNAYGLQGRTVLSICRCGLSSNKPFCDGSHNGHFEHEAVAFDLPPKKV from the coding sequence ATGTCGAAAACAAAACTTACAATTAACAATAACGGTTCAGTTAAAATAGAAGGAGATTTCGAAATTGTAGATAGAAGTGGTAACGCTTATGGTTTACAAGGAAGAACGGTTCTTTCAATTTGTCGCTGCGGTTTATCAAGTAACAAACCTTTTTGTGATGGTTCACATAATGGCCATTTTGAACACGAAGCAGTAGCTTTTGATCTGCCGCCAAAAAAAGTTTAA
- a CDS encoding GNAT family N-acetyltransferase: MPHLLDNPIYNALVSAHHPISLGTKTVRYYLPSFASFAGLKDNSAANFEELYEISEPESFFIVFSINPLEISDQWKLIKQINMFQLVYEYQTVPTGDESEFVDLNETHVDEMITLVQLTEPGPFLEKTIDFGNYTGVFEGGKLISMAGHRFNPTPYTEVSAVCTHPNHLGKGYAYRLLREQIKRILAKNEIPFLHVRDDNEGAIKLYEKLGFKIRTSMIAYVIKKA, encoded by the coding sequence ATGCCACATTTACTAGATAACCCAATTTATAATGCTTTAGTTTCGGCGCATCATCCAATTTCGTTGGGAACAAAAACAGTAAGGTATTACTTGCCGAGTTTCGCCTCTTTTGCTGGCTTAAAGGATAATTCTGCTGCTAATTTTGAAGAGCTTTACGAAATCAGTGAGCCAGAAAGTTTCTTTATTGTGTTCTCTATCAACCCTCTTGAAATTTCAGATCAATGGAAGCTCATAAAGCAAATTAATATGTTTCAATTGGTCTATGAATATCAAACTGTGCCAACTGGCGATGAAAGTGAATTTGTAGATTTAAATGAAACCCACGTTGATGAAATGATAACCTTAGTTCAGTTAACGGAACCCGGTCCATTTTTAGAAAAAACGATAGATTTTGGTAATTACACAGGCGTTTTTGAAGGAGGAAAGTTGATTTCAATGGCAGGTCATCGTTTTAATCCAACACCTTATACAGAAGTTAGTGCGGTTTGTACTCATCCCAATCATTTGGGCAAAGGTTATGCCTATCGTTTATTAAGAGAACAGATTAAACGTATTCTAGCTAAAAATGAAATTCCTTTTTTACACGTTAGAGATGATAACGAAGGAGCCATTAAGCTTTACGAAAAACTGGGTTTTAAAATTAGAACTAGCATGATTGCTTATGTGATTAAAAAAGCTTAG